From the genome of Thermoanaerobaculum aquaticum:
CCAATGAAGGCATCTTTCCGGGATATCCTTCCGTGCCCTCGCGAAGATATCTGGATAACCCCAGGTCTGAACTTGGTGGGAAAGCCAATATTGTCGCCCATAGAGGTCGGCGTCATCGTCCTTTACCCTGCCGACATCTTTGTCGAAGCCGTGAGCAAACACGAGTGTTTCACAATTCGCACAACGGAGGTAGTCAGAGCTAAACTCCACCAAGGCATTATTTCCGCACCAGCATGAGGGGCTTTCTGTCATTTGCGTTTCCTGGCAAAGAATACAACTCCACTCGTTACCGTCCAATCACGCTCCATCTGCAGAAGTCCATGGAGAACATTTCGCATGGCTTGGGTGACGTTAGGGAAATGCCCCAGCCATTCCTGAAAAAACATGCCTGCCTCACCTCCCCTTAGCCTCAAATGCCATAAATTGTCCAAAAACAGAAATACGCGGCTAGTGACTTCCGGAACTATCGGGATATATTCCAACACTTCGAAACCTGCTTCGGTTAATCTCTCCGCCCAAACCTCGGTTGGAAGCGCATTAACCAAATGATGGTATGCTTCGTATTCCGCCTGCACTGACTGGGCACGCTCAGGCTCGCCAATAGCTTCCGCCAACAACCTCAATGTCGCCCATCTGCAGAGGTTGTCATTTACCACGCTGAGAAGGAAGGGCCCCCCGGGAGTTAAGCAAAACCACACACTCCTAAGGACCTCCGACAAGTGGTCCATGTGCTCGAGAGAGCAATTGGCGAAACCTGAGCCAAAAGACCCAGAGGAAAACGGAAGGCGGTGTGCCGGCCCAAGAAAGACCTCCCGGTAAACTCCTGATCGCTTAGCAGCCTCGACCATGAGGGGGTCGTGATCCACACCAACAGCCGAACGGACATTTGGCCAGAGAAGCCGAAAG
Proteins encoded in this window:
- a CDS encoding class I SAM-dependent methyltransferase, which translates into the protein TLYPYILPLCIWRAWEYAAYRRYDLEEPVLDIGCGDGRFFRLLWPNVRSAVGVDHDPLMVEAAKRSGVYREVFLGPAHRLPFSSGSFGSGFANCSLEHMDHLSEVLRSVWFCLTPGGPFLLSVVNDNLCRWATLRLLAEAIGEPERAQSVQAEYEAYHHLVNALPTEVWAERLTEAGFEVLEYIPIVPEVTSRVFLFLDNLWHLRLRGGEAGMFFQEWLGHFPNVTQAMRNVLHGLLQMERDWTVTSGVVFFARKRK